The Lysinibacillus pakistanensis genome includes a window with the following:
- a CDS encoding MFS domain-containing histidine kinase → MLKKWRTLLALLCLIWAVFSIFTFTRVGYQYIGKSYFQSENFQHEIDNFQSQLGPLVLNLPTADDLKSKIEVTQDEIEDHRNYYGSLGEQIDNIKAQYESRIQEATNVNATDLKTKLEKERDEKIKDITANFEDDEHVRKKILAQKEEVIDQYVKAAKDEAKSFVKNYNYWSYELTNTDTGKIYRSGDVSESSTYKIRYTPQHPLTTWNISDNLSHIFYRTDTSVETETLRETSDYTGTITISKKSAQLAGIMEGYEQFTRNQYIFFFIWITGILAAVFAWKGRKEVLQVVQGIKEKEALARMKIDFQLIILFISGCIYWAASEITFESIEYHYQNNYVSYVLDFLFKVGVLFIVGILFYVQLIWLYDRVNTAKKLEGNLKSSYLWALGDSMTDLFINRSIALHSIVMISAAFFGGGSLVASILMGSRFPVLVLGICTIIGVPSLVVFLSRMGYLNRIMKDTKDMAEGRLNRDVQIIGKSPLKEHAENLNHLREGVRTSMHEQAKSERLKTELITNVSHDLRTPLTSIITYTDLLKNPDITEEERKQYIHILDKKSERLKVLIEDLFEVSKMASGNIELHRSRVDLTQLIQQAVGEHEEDLVQAHLDLRITKPNEPLYAYVDGQKWWRLIDNLIVNVLKYALEGTRVYVTLKRTADGDAEFTVKNVAKYEISEDAEELFERFKRADASRHTEGSGLGLAIAQSIVDLHDARMSIDVDGDLFKVIVRIPAV, encoded by the coding sequence ATGTTGAAAAAATGGAGAACCCTTCTTGCACTTTTGTGTTTAATTTGGGCTGTTTTCAGTATATTTACATTCACTAGGGTAGGGTATCAATATATTGGAAAATCTTATTTTCAATCTGAAAATTTTCAGCATGAAATTGATAATTTTCAATCACAGCTAGGACCATTAGTGTTAAATTTACCAACTGCTGACGATTTAAAAAGTAAAATAGAGGTTACGCAAGATGAAATTGAAGATCACCGCAATTATTATGGGTCATTAGGAGAACAGATCGATAATATAAAGGCTCAATATGAGAGTCGCATTCAGGAAGCTACCAATGTGAATGCAACGGATTTAAAAACAAAGCTTGAAAAAGAACGTGATGAAAAGATAAAAGATATTACAGCTAATTTTGAGGATGATGAGCATGTCCGAAAAAAAATCCTTGCTCAAAAAGAAGAAGTCATTGATCAATATGTAAAGGCAGCAAAAGATGAAGCAAAAAGTTTTGTGAAAAACTATAATTATTGGTCCTATGAATTAACAAACACAGATACAGGTAAAATATATCGTTCAGGTGATGTTTCTGAAAGCAGTACCTATAAAATAAGATATACTCCGCAGCATCCATTAACTACCTGGAACATTAGTGATAATTTAAGTCATATTTTTTATCGAACAGATACTAGTGTGGAAACAGAGACTTTAAGAGAAACGTCTGACTACACGGGTACAATTACGATTTCTAAAAAATCAGCTCAATTAGCAGGTATTATGGAAGGCTATGAGCAGTTTACACGAAATCAGTATATTTTCTTCTTTATTTGGATAACAGGTATTTTAGCAGCTGTTTTTGCATGGAAAGGGCGCAAAGAAGTGCTACAGGTGGTACAGGGTATCAAGGAAAAAGAAGCCCTTGCTAGGATGAAAATTGATTTTCAGTTAATCATTTTGTTTATATCTGGCTGTATATATTGGGCGGCATCAGAAATTACCTTTGAATCCATCGAATATCACTACCAAAATAATTATGTAAGCTATGTACTCGATTTTTTATTTAAAGTAGGGGTACTCTTTATTGTTGGTATTTTGTTCTATGTCCAGCTGATCTGGTTGTATGATCGGGTGAATACAGCCAAGAAATTAGAGGGGAATTTAAAGTCAAGCTATTTATGGGCATTAGGGGATTCGATGACTGATTTATTTATCAATCGATCCATCGCACTACATTCTATTGTCATGATTAGTGCAGCATTTTTCGGTGGTGGTAGCCTTGTTGCTTCCATTTTAATGGGTAGTAGATTCCCAGTACTAGTTCTGGGTATTTGTACAATTATAGGGGTTCCGTCCCTTGTTGTCTTCTTATCTAGAATGGGCTATTTAAACAGAATTATGAAGGATACTAAGGATATGGCAGAGGGACGCTTAAACCGTGATGTCCAGATAATAGGCAAATCGCCACTTAAGGAACATGCAGAAAATCTTAATCATTTAAGAGAAGGTGTTCGTACATCTATGCATGAACAGGCAAAAAGTGAACGTTTAAAAACAGAGCTTATTACGAATGTTAGTCATGATTTGCGAACACCACTGACATCTATTATTACCTATACCGATTTACTAAAAAATCCTGACATTACAGAGGAAGAGCGCAAACAATACATTCATATACTAGATAAAAAATCAGAGCGTTTAAAAGTTCTAATAGAGGATCTTTTTGAGGTTTCAAAAATGGCAAGTGGCAATATCGAGCTTCATCGAAGTAGAGTTGATTTAACACAGTTAATACAGCAGGCAGTAGGGGAGCATGAGGAAGATTTAGTACAGGCTCATTTAGATTTACGTATAACAAAACCTAATGAACCATTATATGCTTATGTCGATGGGCAAAAATGGTGGAGGCTAATCGATAATTTAATTGTCAATGTATTAAAATATGCATTAGAAGGTACAAGGGTTTATGTAACATTGAAACGTACAGCAGATGGTGATGCTGAATTTACGGTAAAAAATGTAGCTAAATATGAAATTAGCGAGGATGCTGAGGAGTTATTTGAACGCTTTAAACGAGCAGATGCTTCCCGACATACAGAGGGCTCAGGGCTGGGCTTAGCAATCGCTCAATCCATCGTAGATCTTCATGATGCTCGAATGAGTATAGATGTAGATGGTGATTTATTTAAGGTCATCGTTCGTATTCCAGCAGTATAG
- a CDS encoding metallophosphoesterase: protein MPKVIGGILLLSIYSALTFYIGWGLKQWLVSLGWFRYPILYWLVLFISAFSIVIGRLHESLKTFSVIGNYWMFIFEYGLLICLTAHVVIWLSPFKNVQIIGSIAIAVLFVLSIVGSYLAYSPVVRHLEFTMDKKTSELDTLRVVVASDFHLGVLSHKRHLERFVTLSNEAKPDIVFLVGDIVDDDPKWFVNEGMADVMKQLTTTYGVYGVLGNHEYYGKKIPEFVEEMEKAHVKILRDETIRIDNTLIVTGQEDLTNKERKQLDALKLTDDLPWFVMNHTPNDLKTPADFGVDFHMSGHTHKGQLWPNQYITSRVFELDYGYKMKEQMHTLVSSGFGFWGPPMRIGSRSELWVVDIHLQ from the coding sequence ATGCCAAAAGTAATCGGTGGAATTCTTCTATTAAGTATTTATAGTGCATTAACATTTTACATAGGGTGGGGATTGAAGCAGTGGCTTGTTTCACTGGGATGGTTTCGATATCCTATACTCTATTGGCTAGTACTGTTTATTTCTGCTTTTAGCATTGTTATCGGAAGACTACACGAATCTTTAAAAACATTCTCTGTAATAGGTAATTATTGGATGTTTATTTTTGAATACGGATTATTGATTTGTTTAACGGCACATGTAGTAATTTGGTTAAGCCCCTTTAAAAATGTGCAGATAATTGGTAGTATAGCAATTGCTGTGTTGTTTGTACTAAGCATTGTTGGTTCCTATTTAGCGTATTCACCTGTAGTCCGTCATTTAGAGTTCACGATGGATAAAAAGACTAGTGAGTTAGATACGTTGAGAGTTGTTGTGGCATCGGATTTTCATTTAGGTGTTCTTTCACATAAAAGACATTTAGAGCGTTTTGTTACATTATCGAATGAGGCAAAACCAGATATTGTTTTTTTAGTTGGAGATATTGTGGATGATGATCCTAAATGGTTTGTAAATGAGGGAATGGCTGATGTGATGAAGCAGCTAACTACTACATATGGCGTGTATGGTGTACTGGGTAATCACGAATATTACGGCAAGAAAATCCCTGAGTTTGTGGAAGAGATGGAGAAAGCCCATGTGAAAATTTTACGAGATGAAACTATTCGGATCGATAATACGTTAATAGTAACTGGTCAAGAGGATTTGACTAACAAGGAAAGAAAACAACTTGATGCCTTGAAGTTAACAGATGATCTGCCATGGTTTGTAATGAATCATACACCAAATGATTTAAAAACACCTGCAGATTTTGGTGTAGACTTTCATATGTCAGGACATACACATAAAGGTCAGCTTTGGCCTAATCAGTATATAACATCTCGAGTATTTGAGCTGGATTACGGTTATAAGATGAAGGAGCAAATGCATACACTTGTTTCATCAGGTTTTGGCTTTTGGGGCCCTCCTATGAGGATAGGCAGCCGTTCAGAACTATGGGTAGTGGATATACATTTACAATAA
- a CDS encoding undecaprenyl-diphosphate phosphatase — MEIIELLKALILGFVEGMTEFAPVSSTGHMIIVDDMWLKTEEFLGMYPANTFKIVVQLGSILAVVVVMWKRMLNLVGLYKIDGQSTSVKGHFNLLHVIVGMLPAVVLGFAFKDFIDDHLFKVEHVIYALVAGALLMIAADKLAPKRPKVDSLDKISYGLAFKVGLVQCLSLWPGFSRSGATISGGVLFGMSHRVAADFTFIMAVPIMAGASLVSVLKNWDTLSMDYLGFYVVGFVSSFVFALLSIKFFLALISKVKLMPFAIYRLVLAAVLAIIIFM, encoded by the coding sequence GTGGAAATCATAGAGTTATTAAAGGCACTTATTTTAGGCTTTGTAGAGGGTATGACAGAGTTTGCGCCTGTTTCGTCAACAGGTCATATGATTATAGTAGACGATATGTGGTTAAAAACAGAGGAATTTTTAGGGATGTATCCCGCTAATACGTTTAAAATTGTTGTACAATTAGGATCTATTTTAGCTGTCGTCGTTGTAATGTGGAAGCGAATGTTAAATCTTGTTGGACTTTATAAAATTGATGGTCAATCAACATCTGTAAAGGGACACTTCAACTTATTGCATGTAATCGTAGGGATGTTGCCAGCAGTTGTGTTAGGTTTTGCCTTTAAAGATTTTATTGATGATCATTTATTTAAAGTAGAGCATGTTATTTATGCATTAGTGGCTGGGGCACTTTTAATGATTGCTGCAGATAAGCTTGCTCCAAAAAGACCAAAAGTGGATTCGCTGGATAAAATCTCTTACGGCTTGGCATTTAAAGTAGGTCTAGTCCAATGTTTATCACTGTGGCCAGGATTCTCCCGCTCTGGTGCAACAATTTCTGGTGGTGTACTATTTGGTATGAGTCACCGTGTAGCGGCAGATTTTACTTTTATTATGGCAGTACCAATTATGGCTGGGGCTAGCCTAGTCTCTGTATTGAAAAACTGGGATACGTTATCTATGGATTATTTAGGCTTCTATGTAGTAGGCTTTGTTAGTTCATTTGTCTTTGCATTACTTTCAATTAAATTCTTTTTAGCGCTCATTTCTAAAGTGAAACTGATGCCATTTGCTATTTACCGCTTAGTATTAGCAGCTGTATTAGCCATTATTATCTTTATGTAA
- a CDS encoding acyl-CoA dehydrogenase family protein, translated as MTRYKFESAEHELFRKTIRKFLAEEAEPNYAQWEKDHLIPLSFWHKLGEMGYLCPQVEEQFGGLGLDFSFGVIIQEELERIGSSLIGIGLHNDIVVPYIEAYGTQEQKARWLPKCVTGDYITAIAMTEPGAGSDLANIQTTAIRDGDHYVVNGQKTFITNGIHTNLAVVAVKTNPQAEKKHRGISLLVIEGDTAGFIKGRKLDKVGMHAQDTAELYFEDCRVPVENLLGEEGKGFIYMMEKLQQERLAVAIAAQTAAEDMLALTIDYVKSREAFGKSIGHFQNTQFKIAEMATKIELGKAFLESLIEEHIAGHDVVTKVSMAKYWITENARELAIQCMQLHGGYGYMEEYKIARRYRDIPVMSIYAGTNEVMKVIIAKNLGL; from the coding sequence ATGACAAGGTATAAATTTGAATCAGCAGAGCATGAGTTATTCCGTAAAACTATACGTAAGTTTTTAGCAGAGGAAGCCGAGCCAAACTATGCACAATGGGAAAAGGATCACCTCATACCACTTAGCTTTTGGCATAAGCTTGGAGAAATGGGCTATCTCTGTCCACAGGTAGAAGAGCAATTCGGTGGTCTTGGATTGGATTTTAGCTTTGGCGTCATCATTCAAGAGGAGCTGGAAAGAATAGGCTCCAGTCTTATTGGCATTGGCCTGCATAATGATATTGTTGTGCCCTACATCGAAGCATATGGCACACAAGAGCAAAAAGCACGCTGGTTGCCTAAATGTGTTACAGGCGATTATATAACTGCCATTGCAATGACGGAACCAGGAGCAGGGTCTGATTTAGCAAATATTCAAACAACAGCTATTCGCGACGGTGATCATTATGTTGTGAATGGGCAAAAAACATTTATCACAAATGGCATTCATACAAATTTAGCAGTTGTTGCAGTGAAAACGAATCCACAGGCTGAAAAAAAACATCGTGGCATAAGCCTTCTAGTCATCGAGGGTGACACAGCAGGTTTCATAAAAGGGCGTAAACTTGATAAGGTTGGGATGCATGCACAGGATACAGCAGAACTATATTTCGAGGACTGTCGAGTGCCTGTAGAAAACCTTCTTGGTGAAGAGGGAAAAGGCTTTATCTATATGATGGAAAAGCTACAGCAGGAACGTTTAGCGGTAGCTATTGCTGCACAGACGGCTGCTGAGGATATGTTAGCCTTGACAATTGATTATGTAAAATCCAGAGAAGCATTTGGCAAATCCATTGGTCATTTTCAAAATACTCAATTTAAGATAGCCGAAATGGCCACAAAAATCGAGCTAGGTAAAGCCTTTTTAGAATCCTTAATTGAAGAACATATTGCAGGACATGATGTAGTCACAAAAGTATCAATGGCTAAATACTGGATCACCGAAAATGCACGTGAGCTTGCAATCCAATGCATGCAATTACATGGTGGCTATGGTTATATGGAAGAATATAAAATTGCTCGAAGGTACCGAGATATCCCTGTTATGTCCATCTATGCAGGAACCAATGAAGTCATGAAAGTAATTATAGCTAAAAACTTAGGCTTATAA